One genomic region from Tripterygium wilfordii isolate XIE 37 chromosome 20, ASM1340144v1, whole genome shotgun sequence encodes:
- the LOC119987455 gene encoding uncharacterized protein At5g41620-like yields MHRGVNDISNGAPPADSRLRRRNHHHHHHHHNQQQQQHRFRDKAFELSHLLPDPSPSSADQPESASGLRRHIAASLMQRHQAIERSNRALQPVSPASYGSSMEVAPYNPAATPTSSLDLQGRMDESRYNLKTSTELLKVLNRIWSLEEQHVSHISLIKAMKTELDHSRARIKELLRDQQADRHEIDDLIKQIAEEKLVQKSMERDKLYATLQSVRDELEDERKLRKRSESLHRKLARELTEMKSSMLDALKDREREKKARKLFEDLGDEFAKGIKDYETEVHALKQKFDNDWDGRTDLDRLILHISESWLDARMQIKVEEAQHGFSEDISVMEKLGFEIETFLQAKRMSSLKSADKNLRRERRNSLESAPLNEAVSAPQYVGDEEDSAASDSNCFELNKTSHGDFKSNVDDAVDHQIDKTVGSNQAKKTPASRERIRDRNPSSVQVKEQMAHALSSNGNKKPQLLDMEHAKTSEGNLIEKSISQKGDAFDAAEGGVHERENKLEQMGASNSNYVIDNLMRSHISLSQGGLLHSEIDSGEASCSYPVRRNQASPVRPWMSKLTVPDLDISESSSKQPPGTKENTLRAKLLEARTKGRSRLKIFKGSS; encoded by the exons ATGCATCGCGGTGTTAATGATATCTCTAATGGAGCACCTCCCGCTGATTCTAGACTGCGCCGCcgcaaccaccaccaccaccaccaccaccacaatcaacaacaacaacagcatcGGTTCAGGGATAAGGCATTTGAGCTCTCCCACTTATTGCCTGATCCTTCGCCTAGCTCCGCTGATCAG CCGGAGAGTGCAAGTGGTTTGAGAAGGCATATTGCTGCTTCGCTGATGCAGCGTCATCAGGCAATAGAAAGAAGCAACCGCGCTCTACAGCCAGTATCTCCTGCAAGTTATGGTAGTTCTATGGAG GTGGCACCTTATAACCCTGCAGCCACTCCTACAAGCTCCTTAGACTTACAGGGAAGGATGGACGAGTCGCGTTATAATCTTAAAACATCAACTGAACTACTGAAAGTATTAAATCGCATTTGGAGTCTGGAAGAACAGCATGTATCTCATATATCATTGATAAAAGCCATGAAAACAGAGCTGGATCATTCCCGTGCCAGGATCAAAGAGTTGCTTCGGGATCAGCAAGCAGATCGACATGAGATAGATGACTTGATAAAGCAAATTGCAGAAGAGAAACTAGTTCAGAAGAGCATGGAACGGGACAAGTTATATGCTACTTTGCAGTCTGTGAGGGATGAACTAGAAGATGAAAGGAAACTAAGAAAACGATCTGAATCTCTGCACAGGAAATTAGCGCGGGAGCTTACTGAGATGAAATCTTCTATGTTGGACGCTTTGAAAGACagggaaagagagaagaaggcaAGAAAGTTGTTCGAAGACTTGGGTGATGAGTTTGCCAAGGGAATAAAAGACTATGAAACGGAGGTGCATGCCCTTAAACAAAAATTTGACAATGATTGGGATGGCAGGACTGATCTTGACCGTTTGATTCTCCATATATCTGAATCATGGCTTGATGCACGGATGCAGATAAAGGTGGAAGAAGCTCAGCATGGGTTTTCTGAAGACATCTCAGTAATGGAGAAATTAGGCTTTGAAATAGAGACCTTTCTTCAAGCCAAACGAATGAGTAGTCTTAAGAGTGCAGATAAGAATCTCCGTAGAGAGCGACGGAATTCACTGGAATCTGCCCCTCTGAATGAGGCTGTTAGTGCTCCTCAATATGTAGGAGATGAAGAGGACTCTGCAGCCAGTGATTCAAATTGTTTCGAACTAAATAAAACATCCCATGGTGACTTTAAATCAAACGTTGATGATGCCGTGGATCATCAGATTGATAAAACTGTAGGATCCAATCAAGCAAAGAAAACCCCTGCATCTCGGGAAAGGATAAGAGATCGGAATCCTTCCAGTGTGCAGGTCAAAGAACAAATGGCTCATGCCTTGTCATCGAATGGAAATAAGAAGCCCCAGTTGTTGGATATGGAACATGCAAAAACAAGTGAAGGGAATCTAATTGAAAAAAGCATTTCACAAAAGGGTGATGCTTTCGATGCTGCTGAAGGAGGTGTTCATGAAAGGGAGAATAAACTTGAACAGATGGGTGCATCAAACTCAAATTATGTGATTGATAACTTGATGAGAAGTCATATATCGTTGTCTCAAGGAGGGCTTCTGCATTCCGAGATTGATAGTGGTGAGGCTTCCTGCAGCTATCCTGTAAGGAGAAATCAAGCCAGCCCAGTTCGACCGTGGATGTCGAAACTAACAGTCCCTGATCTCGACATTTCTGAATCATCTTCCAAACAACCTCCAGGCACGAAGGAGAATACTTTAAGGGCAAAGCTTCTTGAAGCTAGGACAAAGGGGCGGTCACGTTTAAAAATATTCAAGGGTTCTTCCTAG